One segment of Anatilimnocola aggregata DNA contains the following:
- a CDS encoding CHAT domain-containing protein — translation MFRRLLLITCLMTCCEGRPALAVDGYMVVVTAATAPIKSENKVLGTIPGSTRIWVFEEKGDWKRVKVPGQEQKGWIAAQLVQRVQLTADQKEDAKLATAHWERGLELNKQNKLAEAQHEFERCLALERRVRGSDHPDVAVTLGTLGNLTSNQGDYAAARKYYDEALDIARQMLGNEHSNVAMTLNNLGTLARNQGEYSAAQKYFSESLALKRTVLGNDHPVTATTLANLGYISHVQKQYSASRQHYHEALTIRRKVFGSDHLDTATTLIGLSEVVRDIGDYAAARRYLEEALSIARKVLGNEHLTTAHTLKVFGAVLYEQGEYVAARKSYDEALEIKLKLLGKDHGDIAEILNHLGVLLESQSDYTGARRFYNDALAIQRRILGNDHSDTALTLNNLGNLASLDSDYTAARKFYSEALAIKRKIHGYEHSSIAKTLGNLAWLAFFENDFSTTTNYLDESRRAIRIHEVQVLQGISEAEQLTYLRTNHDENWHESLSFGRSQLTRSRAVELSAAWLINGKGITEESLATAVYFETAQINVHLDELRTIRGNLTEIGDKPKSEARDRRKEQLEAEQQRLVRLIDQARAEGLSIETWVDIEGVRRSIPAKAMLVNIVRFKPFHFPGATPSPILYVAWLIPSAGEGEVKIVDLGNAATMDAAVGTFRKAMSKVEAGGGKESSEKEDHAAVEKTLTSLADLIWKPLAEHLADKEELILSPDAALWLVPWGALPVEDGKFLIEKYNLKYVISGRELVTKKADQPTEKSVVLADPDFDLGSSAAPSTAETKIARRSITRLDRAQRLPGTAKEAEAIAPSLKTYGKRDPVVYLNHEATESQFKQLVSPQVLVLGTHGFFFPQQEIETKDDDRLQLIEQEERRSVRTKDGQPLENPLLRCGVLLAGCNRPPAAGQEDGVLTGLEIVNADLRGTELVVLSACQTGLGDVRSGEGVAGLRQAFQLAGAKAVVATLWQIPDDESAQLMGDFFGYLAEGKSKAEALRFAQLNRIVEHRERTGAAPPFYWAAFTLTE, via the coding sequence ATGTTTCGACGTTTACTTCTCATCACATGTCTGATGACCTGTTGCGAGGGTCGCCCGGCTCTCGCCGTGGACGGATACATGGTGGTCGTCACCGCTGCGACAGCTCCGATCAAGAGCGAGAACAAGGTGCTGGGCACAATACCCGGCAGCACCCGGATTTGGGTGTTTGAGGAGAAAGGTGATTGGAAAAGAGTGAAGGTGCCGGGGCAGGAACAGAAGGGGTGGATTGCCGCCCAGCTTGTTCAGCGCGTGCAATTGACGGCTGACCAGAAGGAAGATGCCAAGTTGGCAACCGCTCATTGGGAGCGTGGCCTGGAACTCAATAAGCAGAACAAACTGGCTGAAGCTCAACACGAATTCGAGCGGTGTTTAGCACTGGAGCGGCGCGTTCGCGGGTCGGACCATCCGGATGTGGCGGTCACACTAGGCACGCTCGGAAACCTTACCAGTAACCAGGGCGACTATGCCGCAGCCCGCAAGTACTACGACGAGGCATTGGACATTGCTCGCCAGATGCTAGGCAACGAGCATTCCAACGTTGCCATGACACTTAACAATCTAGGCACTTTGGCAAGGAACCAAGGCGAATACTCGGCGGCCCAGAAGTACTTTAGCGAGTCCCTCGCATTAAAACGCACGGTGCTTGGAAATGATCATCCCGTTACGGCCACGACGCTAGCTAATCTCGGCTACATCTCTCATGTCCAAAAGCAATACTCGGCATCTCGGCAGCACTATCACGAGGCACTGACAATAAGACGGAAGGTGTTCGGTTCCGACCATCTAGACACCGCGACAACACTGATTGGTCTCAGCGAAGTAGTCAGAGACATAGGCGACTATGCTGCAGCCCGGAGATACCTCGAAGAGGCGCTCTCGATTGCTCGTAAGGTACTTGGGAACGAGCATCTAACCACTGCCCATACGCTAAAGGTCTTCGGTGCAGTGCTCTATGAGCAAGGCGAGTATGTCGCAGCACGAAAGTCCTACGACGAAGCACTGGAAATAAAACTCAAACTACTTGGCAAGGATCATGGCGACATCGCCGAGATATTGAACCACTTGGGAGTCTTGCTAGAAAGTCAAAGCGACTATACTGGGGCGCGAAGGTTCTACAATGATGCACTAGCGATTCAGCGCCGAATACTCGGAAACGATCATTCCGATACTGCTTTAACGCTGAACAATCTCGGCAATCTGGCAAGTCTGGATAGCGACTACACAGCGGCCAGGAAATTCTATAGCGAGGCTTTGGCAATAAAGCGCAAAATTCACGGGTATGAGCATTCAAGCATAGCTAAAACCCTCGGGAACCTCGCTTGGCTAGCGTTTTTTGAAAATGACTTCTCAACTACAACCAACTATCTCGATGAGTCACGTCGTGCAATCCGCATCCATGAAGTGCAAGTACTTCAGGGGATTTCTGAGGCAGAGCAATTGACGTACTTGCGAACAAATCACGACGAGAATTGGCACGAAAGCCTATCTTTTGGTCGTAGTCAGCTAACCAGAAGTCGGGCTGTAGAGTTGTCAGCAGCTTGGTTGATAAACGGCAAAGGAATCACGGAAGAATCTTTGGCGACAGCGGTCTATTTCGAAACGGCGCAAATAAATGTTCATCTTGATGAATTACGAACAATCCGCGGCAATCTAACGGAGATCGGTGACAAGCCAAAGAGTGAAGCGCGAGACCGTCGGAAGGAGCAACTCGAAGCGGAACAACAGCGGCTAGTGCGTTTAATTGATCAAGCCCGTGCGGAAGGGCTCTCAATTGAAACATGGGTCGATATCGAAGGCGTTCGAAGATCGATTCCTGCTAAGGCAATGTTAGTGAACATAGTTCGCTTCAAACCATTCCACTTCCCTGGTGCAACGCCAAGTCCTATCCTCTACGTTGCTTGGCTCATTCCCTCCGCTGGTGAAGGCGAGGTGAAAATCGTTGACTTGGGTAACGCTGCAACCATGGATGCCGCGGTCGGCACCTTCCGCAAGGCAATGAGTAAGGTCGAAGCTGGCGGTGGGAAGGAAAGTTCCGAGAAGGAAGATCATGCCGCTGTTGAAAAAACTCTAACTTCCTTAGCCGATCTCATTTGGAAGCCGCTTGCCGAACACCTGGCTGACAAGGAGGAACTAATTCTCAGTCCAGACGCAGCGCTGTGGCTCGTTCCTTGGGGCGCGCTGCCGGTAGAAGATGGCAAGTTCCTGATTGAGAAATACAACCTCAAGTATGTCATCAGCGGCCGGGAACTCGTAACCAAGAAAGCGGACCAACCGACGGAGAAATCGGTTGTGCTGGCTGACCCCGATTTTGATCTTGGTTCTAGCGCAGCTCCGTCGACTGCCGAAACGAAAATTGCGCGCCGTTCGATCACTCGGCTGGATCGGGCTCAACGGCTACCCGGTACTGCGAAAGAAGCGGAAGCGATCGCTCCGAGCTTGAAGACGTATGGCAAGCGAGATCCGGTCGTCTACCTGAACCACGAAGCGACAGAGAGCCAATTCAAGCAACTCGTCTCGCCGCAGGTACTGGTGCTCGGTACCCATGGATTCTTCTTCCCGCAACAGGAGATCGAGACCAAGGACGATGATCGCTTGCAGTTGATTGAACAAGAAGAGCGTCGTTCCGTTCGCACCAAAGACGGTCAACCACTGGAAAATCCACTGCTACGTTGCGGTGTGCTGCTGGCCGGCTGTAACCGACCACCAGCCGCCGGTCAGGAAGACGGTGTGCTTACAGGCCTTGAAATTGTGAACGCAGACCTGCGTGGCACTGAACTGGTGGTCCTCAGTGCCTGCCAAACAGGCCTGGGCGACGTGCGCAGTGGCGAAGGTGTGGCTGGGCTAAGGCAAGCTTTTCAGCTGGCTGGTGCGAAGGCTGTCGTCGCCACGCTCTGGCAGATCCCCGACGACGAAAGCGCGCAACTGATGGGCGACTTCTTCGGCTATCTGGCTGAAGGGAAAAGTAAGGCCGAAGCCCTCCGCTTCGCCCAACTCAACCGAATCGTCGAGCACCGGGAACGCACAGGCGCTGCTCCACCCTTCTACTGGGCTGCGTTTACGCTCACGGAATAG